The following are from one region of the Eubacterium sp. MSJ-33 genome:
- a CDS encoding helix-turn-helix domain-containing protein yields the protein MKIKQTYLSRVTGIDENKLSRLLAGSREESGTDMEKIAPGLGKSIEFFLKDCIVVPHLDSFAFNKNSFYAGEPSAKQEKVSKDLMELMENIDEILSAESRLENVAMGQRLCFRKYQ from the coding sequence ATGAAAATCAAGCAGACTTATTTAAGTAGGGTTACTGGGATAGATGAAAATAAGTTGTCCCGTTTATTGGCTGGTTCGCGGGAAGAAAGCGGAACAGATATGGAAAAAATTGCACCAGGATTAGGGAAAAGTATAGAATTCTTTTTAAAAGATTGTATTGTTGTTCCACATCTAGATAGTTTTGCTTTCAATAAAAATTCATTTTATGCAGGTGAACCATCTGCTAAGCAAGAGAAAGTATCAAAAGATTTAATGGAGCTGATGGAGAATATTGATGAGATATTAAGTGCAGAAAGTCGGCTTGAAAATGTAGCAATGGGACAAAGATTGTGTTTTAGAAAATACCAATGA